Proteins encoded together in one Rhinopithecus roxellana isolate Shanxi Qingling chromosome 3, ASM756505v1, whole genome shotgun sequence window:
- the DUSP1 gene encoding dual specificity protein phosphatase 1, with protein MVMEVGTLDAGGLRALLRERAAQCLLLDCRSFFAFNAGHIAGSVNVRFSTIVRRRAKGAMGLEHIVPNAELRGRLLAGAYHAVVLLDERSAALDGAKRDGTLTLAAGALCREARAAQVFFLKGGYEAFSASCPELCSKQSTPMGLSLPLSTSVPDSAESGCSSCSTPLYDQGGPVEILPFLYLGSAYHASRKDMLDALGITALINVSANCPNHFEGHYQYKSIPVEDNHKADISSWFNEAIDFIDSIKNAGGRVFVHCQAGISRSATICLAYLMRTNRVKLDEAFEFVKQRRSIISPNFSFMGQLLQFESQVLAPHCSAEAGSPAMAVLDRGTSTTTVFNFPVSIPVHSTNSALSYLQSPITTSPSC; from the exons ATGGTCATGGAAGTGGGCACCCTGGACGCTGGAGGCCTGCGGGCGCTGCTGAGGGAGCGCGCGGCGCAATGCTTGCTGCTGGACTGCCGCTCCTTCTTCGCCTTCAACGCCGGCCACATCGCCGGCTCTGTCAACGTGCGCTTCAGCACCATCGTGCGGCGCCGGGCCAAGGGCGCCATGGGCCTGGAGCACATCGTGCCCAACGCTGAGCTGCGCGGCCGCCTGCTGGCTGGCGCCTACCACGCCGTGGTGTTGCTGGACGAGCGCAGCGCCGCCCTGGACGGCGCCAAGCGCGACGGCACCCTGACTCTGGCGGCCGGCGCGCTCTGCCGCGAGGCGCGCGCCGCGCAAGTCTTCTTCCTCAAAG GAGGATACGAAGCGTTTTCGGCTTCCTGCCCGGAGCTGTGCAGCAAACAGTCGACCCCCATGGGGCTCAGCCTTCCCCTGAGTACTAGCGTCCCTGACAGCGCGGAATCTGGGTGCAGTTCCTGCAGTACCCCACTCTATGATCAG GGTGGCCCGGTGGAAATCCTGCCCTTTCTGTACCTGGGCAGTGCCTATCACGCTTCCCGCAAGGACATGCTGGATGCCTTGGGCATCACTGCCTTGATCAACGTCTCAGCCAATTGTCCCAACCATTTTGAGGGTCACTACCAGTACAAGAGCATCCCTGTGGAGGACAACCACAAAGCAGACATCAGCTCCTGGTTCAACGAGGCCATTGACTTCATAG ACTCCATCAAGAATGCTGGAGGAAGGGTGTTTGTTCACTGCCAGGCAGGCATTTCCCGGTCAGCTACTATCTGCCTTGCTTACCTCATGAGGACTAACCGAGTCAAGCTAGACGAGGCCTTTGAGTTTGTGAAGCAGAGGCGAAGCATCATCTCCCCCAACTTCAGCTTCATGGGCCAGCTGCTGCAGTTTGAGTCCCAGGTGCTGGCCCCACACTGCTCGGCAGAAGCTGGGAGCCCCGCCATGGCTGTGCTGGACCGAGGCACCTCCACCACCACCGTGTTCAATTTCCCCGTCTCCATCCCTGTCCACTCCACGAACAGTGCGCTGAGCTACCTTCAGAGTCCCATCACGACCTCTCCCAGCTGCTGA